One window of Prochlorococcus marinus XMU1408 genomic DNA carries:
- a CDS encoding PIN/TRAM domain-containing protein, with product MADLVILVLFLISGAITGWIGVNWLPKETLDQITNLKNLKIALSGLTALVGLLIAFLFQQFRNQLTKKIRTMPTDLLISRSVGIVLGLLIAALLLVPVLLLPLPTELFFVKPIFAVLSNIFFGVLGYNLADVHGRTVLRLFNPNSTESLLMADGILTPASAKVLDTSVIIDGRIQALLRFGLIEGQLIVAQSVMDELQKLADSSNNEKRGKGRRGLKLLNQLRESYGRRLVINSTKYEGEGADEILLKLTSDISGILITVDYNLSQVAQVQEIKVLNLSDLVLAVRPEVQPGEKLNLKVVREGKENSQGIAYLEDGTMVVIEEGLQWIGKRIEVVVTGALQTPTGRMVFSKASNDQPPNKFETTKASQG from the coding sequence ATGGCAGACTTAGTTATTCTGGTTTTATTTCTTATTTCAGGGGCAATCACCGGCTGGATTGGGGTGAATTGGTTGCCTAAAGAAACTTTAGACCAAATCACTAATTTAAAAAATTTAAAAATTGCTTTATCCGGTCTAACAGCGCTTGTTGGTCTTTTAATAGCGTTTCTTTTCCAACAGTTTAGAAATCAACTAACTAAAAAAATTAGAACTATGCCCACAGATCTACTTATAAGTAGATCTGTGGGCATAGTTCTTGGACTTTTAATAGCAGCACTTTTATTAGTACCTGTATTACTATTACCTTTACCAACTGAATTATTTTTTGTAAAGCCTATATTTGCTGTACTTAGCAACATTTTTTTTGGCGTACTTGGATATAACCTTGCTGATGTTCATGGAAGAACAGTTTTACGTCTTTTTAATCCAAATAGCACGGAATCATTATTAATGGCAGATGGAATACTTACTCCAGCCAGTGCAAAAGTTTTAGACACTAGTGTGATAATTGATGGTCGGATTCAGGCCCTACTAAGATTTGGATTAATTGAAGGACAGTTAATTGTAGCCCAGTCAGTTATGGATGAACTCCAAAAATTAGCTGATTCAAGTAACAATGAAAAAAGAGGAAAAGGACGAAGAGGTCTTAAATTATTAAACCAATTAAGAGAAAGTTATGGAAGAAGATTAGTTATAAACAGTACAAAATATGAAGGAGAGGGAGCAGATGAAATCCTTTTAAAATTAACATCGGATATTTCAGGAATATTAATTACTGTTGATTACAACTTATCTCAGGTAGCTCAAGTACAAGAAATAAAAGTTCTGAACCTTAGTGATCTAGTTCTTGCAGTCAGGCCTGAAGTTCAACCTGGTGAAAAGTTAAATTTAAAAGTAGTTAGAGAAGGTAAAGAAAATTCACAAGGTATTGCCTATCTTGAAGATGGCACAATGGTAGTTATCGAGGAGGGTCTCCAATGGATTGGTAAAAGAATAGAAGTAGTTGTGACTGGAGCGTTACAGACACCAACAGGCCGAATGGTTTTTAGTAAGGCATCCAATGATCAGCCCCCAAACAAATTTGAAACAACAAAAGCATCTCAAGGCTAG
- a CDS encoding ATP-dependent Clp protease proteolytic subunit, which translates to MTASSPYYGDSAVMRTPPPDLPSLLLKERIVYLGLPLFSDDDAKRQLGMDVTELIIAQLLFLEFDNAEKPIYFYINSTGTSWYTGDAIGFETEAFAICDTLRYVKPPVHTICIGQAMGTAAVILSAGTKGQRAALPHASIVLHQPRSGAQGQATDIQIRAKEVIHNKKSMLEILSQNTGRSVAQLSKDSDRMSYLNPHEAVEYGVIDRVLTSRKDLPSENVLPK; encoded by the coding sequence ATGACTGCATCTTCTCCGTACTATGGCGATTCAGCCGTAATGAGAACTCCACCACCTGATTTACCATCACTTCTTTTAAAAGAAAGGATAGTTTATTTAGGCTTACCTCTATTTTCTGATGATGATGCCAAAAGGCAACTGGGAATGGATGTAACTGAACTAATTATTGCTCAACTTCTTTTTCTGGAATTTGATAATGCAGAGAAACCTATTTATTTCTACATAAACTCAACTGGAACAAGTTGGTACACAGGAGATGCCATTGGATTTGAAACAGAAGCCTTTGCAATTTGCGACACTCTTAGATATGTCAAACCTCCGGTTCATACAATTTGCATAGGTCAAGCAATGGGCACAGCCGCAGTAATTCTCTCAGCTGGAACAAAAGGACAAAGAGCAGCATTACCTCATGCTTCAATTGTCCTTCATCAGCCCAGAAGTGGGGCGCAAGGCCAAGCAACTGATATTCAAATTAGAGCAAAGGAAGTCATACACAATAAGAAATCAATGTTAGAAATTCTTAGTCAAAACACTGGAAGATCAGTAGCTCAATTATCCAAAGACTCCGATAGAATGAGTTATCTCAACCCTCATGAAGCAGTTGAGTATGGGGTCATAGATCGCGTACTTACAAGTAGAAAAGACCTGCCAAGCGAAAATGTTTTACCCAAATAA
- a CDS encoding ATP-dependent Clp protease proteolytic subunit, producing MPIGTPSVPYRLPGSQFERWVDIYTRLGAERILFLGQEVNDGIANSLVAQMLYLDSEDSSKPIYLYINSPGGSVTAGLAIYDTMKYVKSDLVTICVGLAASMGAFLLSAGTKGKRLALPHSRIMIHQPLGGTAQRQASDIEIEAREILRIKEMLNKSMAEMTGQTYEKIEKDTDRDYFLSAEEAKNYGLIDRVITHPSES from the coding sequence ATGCCAATAGGTACTCCAAGCGTTCCATACCGCCTTCCAGGAAGCCAATTCGAAAGATGGGTGGATATTTACACAAGACTTGGTGCAGAGAGGATTCTATTTCTTGGTCAAGAAGTAAATGACGGCATTGCAAATAGCCTCGTAGCGCAAATGCTTTATCTTGATTCTGAAGACAGTAGTAAGCCTATCTATTTGTATATCAATAGTCCTGGTGGGTCAGTAACTGCTGGCTTAGCGATTTATGACACTATGAAATATGTAAAAAGCGACTTAGTTACCATTTGTGTTGGTTTAGCCGCCTCAATGGGTGCTTTTCTACTTTCTGCTGGAACAAAAGGCAAAAGGCTTGCACTACCTCATAGCAGAATCATGATTCACCAGCCACTTGGTGGTACTGCTCAAAGACAGGCAAGCGATATAGAAATTGAAGCGCGTGAAATTCTGAGAATAAAAGAAATGCTAAATAAATCTATGGCAGAGATGACTGGACAAACATATGAAAAAATAGAAAAAGATACTGATCGAGATTACTTTTTGAGCGCAGAAGAAGCCAAAAATTATGGTCTAATCGACCGAGTAATAACTCATCCAAGTGAAAGTTGA
- the ilvC gene encoding ketol-acid reductoisomerase, translated as MAKLFYDSDADLSLLQNKTVAIIGYGSQGHAHALNLKDSGIKVIVGLYEGSRSASKATSDGLEVLSVSEASERADWIMILLPDEFQKDVYNKEIAPHLKPGKILSFAHGFNIRFELIKPPEFVDVVMIAPKGPGHTVRWEYQNGQGVPALFAIEQDASGKARSLAMAYAKGIGGTRAGILETNFKEETETDLFGEQAVLCGGLSELVKAGFETLVEAGYQPELAYFECLHEVKLIVDLMVKGGLTAMRDSISNTAEYGDYVSGPRLITKETKEEMKNILADIQDGTFAKNFVKECDEGKPEMKRIRQKDSELPIEQVGKTLRSMFSWLQSD; from the coding sequence ATGGCAAAACTTTTTTACGACTCAGATGCAGACCTAAGTCTTCTTCAAAATAAAACCGTTGCAATTATTGGCTATGGATCTCAAGGCCATGCTCATGCACTCAATCTAAAAGATAGTGGCATCAAAGTTATAGTAGGTCTTTATGAAGGAAGTCGATCAGCCAGTAAAGCGACTTCTGATGGATTGGAAGTATTAAGCGTCTCAGAAGCATCCGAAAGGGCAGATTGGATAATGATTCTTTTGCCTGATGAATTCCAAAAAGATGTATATAACAAAGAAATCGCCCCTCACTTGAAACCAGGAAAAATACTAAGCTTTGCGCATGGGTTCAATATTCGTTTTGAGTTAATAAAGCCACCTGAATTTGTTGATGTTGTAATGATTGCCCCAAAAGGACCAGGTCACACAGTCAGATGGGAATATCAAAATGGTCAAGGGGTTCCTGCTTTATTTGCCATTGAACAAGATGCATCAGGGAAAGCCAGATCTTTAGCAATGGCATATGCAAAAGGTATTGGAGGAACACGTGCTGGGATTTTAGAAACAAATTTCAAAGAAGAAACAGAAACTGATCTATTTGGAGAACAAGCAGTTTTATGTGGAGGCTTATCAGAATTAGTTAAAGCTGGTTTTGAAACACTTGTAGAGGCAGGCTATCAACCTGAATTGGCCTACTTCGAATGCTTACATGAAGTCAAATTAATTGTTGATCTTATGGTTAAAGGGGGACTGACAGCAATGAGAGATTCAATTTCAAATACAGCTGAATACGGAGATTATGTGAGCGGCCCAAGGTTGATTACCAAAGAAACAAAAGAAGAGATGAAAAATATTCTTGCCGATATTCAAGATGGTACTTTTGCTAAAAACTTTGTGAAAGAATGCGATGAAGGGAAACCAGAAATGAAAAGAATTCGCCAGAAAGACTCAGAACTCCCAATAGAGCAAGTAGGCAAAACACTTCGCTCCATGTTTAGTTGGCTTCAATCAGACTGA
- the cbiB gene encoding adenosylcobinamide-phosphate synthase CbiB — translation MLVAIFLDLLIGDPKSLPHPVELMGVVINFLQELAERIAKDNKSKLFIGGIIITFIVTFLSGISGWIIERLFLFFKIENPIISSLLFAFVLSSSLASRSLNTSIYEIINLINHKDLRYDLNNIRQKLSFIVGRDVENLDENEILRASAETASENSVDGIFAPLFWMFLGTISWKLNHFMPGPLAMAWIFKASSTIDSMLGYKEGKLKWLGFTGAKLDDLMTWIPSRIVLITLPFCCIKKQSIFKTVRLAWKDGIVDSSPNSGISEAIFAYCAEVRMGGTNYYKGKQKIKPLIAKSYPIANINSVKKILSLSLRLQFAWILIIILITKLLNL, via the coding sequence ATCTTAGTTGCTATTTTTCTTGATCTTTTAATTGGTGATCCCAAAAGCTTGCCACACCCAGTCGAATTAATGGGTGTGGTTATTAATTTTCTACAAGAATTAGCTGAAAGAATAGCAAAAGATAATAAATCTAAGCTATTCATTGGAGGTATAATAATTACATTTATAGTCACATTCTTGAGTGGAATATCTGGATGGATTATTGAAAGATTATTTTTATTCTTCAAAATAGAAAATCCTATTATTAGTTCACTATTATTCGCTTTTGTTTTAAGTAGTTCGCTTGCTTCAAGAAGTCTTAATACAAGCATTTATGAGATTATAAATTTGATTAACCATAAAGATCTCAGATATGATCTAAATAATATAAGACAAAAGTTAAGTTTTATAGTTGGTAGGGATGTTGAGAATTTAGATGAGAATGAAATTCTTAGAGCTTCTGCAGAAACTGCAAGCGAAAATTCTGTTGATGGTATTTTCGCTCCTCTATTTTGGATGTTTTTAGGAACAATATCCTGGAAATTGAATCATTTTATGCCTGGGCCATTAGCAATGGCTTGGATCTTTAAAGCATCTAGTACTATTGATTCTATGCTGGGATATAAAGAAGGCAAACTAAAATGGCTTGGATTCACTGGAGCGAAACTAGATGACTTAATGACTTGGATTCCTTCAAGAATTGTATTAATTACGCTTCCTTTTTGCTGTATAAAAAAACAATCAATTTTTAAAACAGTAAGGCTGGCTTGGAAAGATGGGATAGTTGATTCATCCCCAAACTCAGGAATTTCTGAAGCAATATTTGCTTATTGTGCAGAGGTGAGAATGGGAGGGACTAATTACTATAAAGGCAAGCAAAAGATAAAGCCCCTAATTGCGAAATCTTATCCAATAGCAAATATAAATTCAGTAAAAAAAATACTTAGTCTAAGTCTTAGACTTCAATTTGCTTGGATTTTAATTATTATACTAATTACAAAATTGTTAAATTTGTAA
- a CDS encoding sugar transferase: MHNNPRKSLLRWSEFRKGSTTIPFEVISKEPSSLPAVEIIRNQSRYGRSLKRIGDVVFSLLVLTLGSPIFILIAILVKLSSPGSIFYIQKRVGRNYREFGCIKFRTMYKDADELLPNLLEKYPLMRKEFEKDFKLRRDPRITKLGRFLRRSSLDELPQFFNVLKGEMSVVGPRPIVSAEINKYSLFMEEVISVRPGLTGLWQVSGRNNLSYKKRVQLDLVYARNRNFILDLEIIILTLGVLLFPMDRGAF, from the coding sequence GTGCATAATAATCCTAGAAAATCATTATTAAGATGGTCTGAGTTCCGTAAAGGTTCTACAACAATTCCATTTGAAGTAATATCTAAAGAACCTTCCTCTTTACCTGCGGTAGAAATAATAAGAAATCAGAGTCGTTACGGACGATCATTAAAAAGAATAGGGGATGTTGTCTTTTCTTTACTAGTTTTAACTCTAGGTTCACCAATATTTATTTTAATTGCAATATTAGTGAAGTTAAGTTCTCCTGGTTCGATTTTTTATATTCAAAAAAGAGTAGGAAGAAACTATAGAGAATTTGGATGTATTAAGTTCCGAACAATGTATAAAGATGCAGATGAATTACTCCCAAATTTATTAGAGAAATATCCTCTTATGAGGAAGGAATTTGAAAAAGATTTTAAATTACGTCGTGATCCCAGAATAACAAAATTAGGTAGATTTCTTAGAAGGTCAAGTCTCGATGAATTACCTCAATTCTTTAATGTTCTCAAAGGAGAGATGAGTGTTGTTGGACCGAGACCAATCGTTAGTGCTGAAATTAATAAATATAGTCTTTTCATGGAGGAAGTAATATCTGTGAGACCAGGTTTGACAGGTTTATGGCAAGTTAGTGGGCGAAATAATCTTAGTTATAAAAAAAGGGTTCAATTAGATTTGGTTTATGCAAGAAATAGAAATTTTATACTTGATTTGGAAATCATTATTCTTACATTAGGTGTTTTACTCTTTCCAATGGATAGAGGTGCCTTTTGA
- a CDS encoding glycosyltransferase produces the protein MSVNSPLDLPINIALVHEWFTSRSTGGAENVVKIIDELLTEKASQPQIFSLVNEESLLKSNWLFDRKVKTSFIQKLPFGISHVQQYLPLLPFAIEQINLEGYKLVISSSHLVAKGVLTSPDQLHISYVHTPVRYAWDQMNIYLKRSFLRKIGLGPLIRLQLHTLRQWDQLSSSRIDYLLANSNFTAKRIWKYWRRRSEVIHPPVNVDRFEWNKPREDFYLSVCRLVPNKRVDLLVRAFNRLKLPLVVVGEGVEKSYLKDLAGPTVKILGFQSKEKIESLMSQCRAFVYAGIEDFGIAPVEAMASGAPVIALGKGGVLDTVKCLNFNQDKDATGLLFYEQTVKSLVEAIEFFNEKKLWREFNSGLIRDWANSFSQDSFKFKLEKTINRVWSEHKNSCDIATSDLRS, from the coding sequence TTGAGCGTAAATTCACCTTTAGATCTGCCAATAAATATTGCTTTAGTCCATGAATGGTTTACTTCTCGATCTACAGGTGGCGCTGAAAATGTTGTTAAAATCATTGATGAGTTGTTAACTGAAAAAGCATCTCAGCCACAGATATTTTCATTAGTGAATGAAGAGAGTTTATTAAAAAGCAATTGGTTATTTGATAGGAAAGTAAAAACAAGCTTTATCCAAAAACTACCATTCGGTATATCACATGTTCAACAATATTTACCTCTTTTGCCTTTTGCAATTGAACAAATTAATTTAGAAGGATACAAATTGGTTATAAGTAGTAGTCACCTTGTCGCTAAGGGTGTTTTGACTTCGCCTGATCAACTTCATATTAGTTATGTGCATACGCCTGTGAGATATGCCTGGGATCAGATGAATATATACTTGAAGCGATCTTTCTTAAGAAAAATAGGTTTAGGACCATTAATTAGATTGCAATTGCATACTTTGAGACAATGGGATCAATTAAGTAGCTCAAGAATAGATTACCTACTTGCTAATTCTAATTTTACTGCTAAGAGAATTTGGAAGTATTGGAGAAGGCGCTCAGAAGTTATACATCCACCAGTAAATGTAGATCGTTTTGAATGGAACAAGCCTAGAGAAGATTTCTATTTAAGTGTCTGTAGATTAGTTCCTAATAAAAGAGTTGATTTACTTGTTAGAGCTTTTAATAGGCTTAAATTACCTTTAGTTGTTGTTGGCGAAGGAGTTGAAAAATCATATTTAAAAGATCTTGCAGGTCCAACAGTTAAAATTTTGGGTTTTCAAAGTAAGGAAAAGATTGAAAGTTTAATGAGCCAATGTCGAGCATTCGTTTATGCTGGTATTGAGGACTTTGGAATTGCTCCTGTTGAGGCAATGGCTTCGGGCGCTCCTGTAATTGCTTTAGGGAAGGGAGGGGTTTTAGACACTGTGAAATGCCTGAACTTTAATCAGGATAAAGATGCAACTGGACTATTGTTCTATGAACAGACTGTAAAGTCTTTAGTTGAGGCAATTGAATTTTTTAATGAAAAAAAACTTTGGAGAGAATTTAATTCTGGATTAATTAGAGATTGGGCTAATTCTTTTTCACAAGATTCATTTAAATTCAAATTGGAGAAAACCATAAATAGAGTTTGGAGTGAGCATAAGAATTCTTGTGACATTGCTACTAGTGACCTTAGGTCGTGA
- a CDS encoding NAD(P)H-quinone oxidoreductase NdhF, with translation MLLNLTWLIPGIPIIASLSIAVLLLSFGKTMNRLTKPVSYFLIASLIFSEIINLILFKNNISGNELLFVSNFELVVDKSSLLFSELIGLLFLFIMIFSVIKLKRRNGYVRYFIFLGLLSGLAYLFSFTGSLFHNLYDPLITYLDQTAISF, from the coding sequence ATGCTATTAAATCTTACTTGGTTGATTCCTGGGATTCCAATAATTGCTTCTCTTTCTATAGCAGTTCTTTTATTGAGCTTTGGAAAAACAATGAATAGGCTTACAAAGCCAGTTTCGTATTTTCTTATTGCTAGTCTTATTTTTTCTGAAATAATTAACTTGATATTATTTAAAAATAATATATCAGGAAACGAGTTGCTTTTTGTAAGCAATTTTGAATTAGTGGTTGATAAGTCATCGTTGCTTTTTTCAGAATTAATAGGTTTACTTTTCTTGTTTATTATGATTTTTTCAGTTATTAAGTTAAAAAGAAGAAATGGCTATGTTAGATATTTTATTTTCCTTGGCTTATTAAGTGGTTTAGCATATCTTTTCTCTTTTACTGGTAGTTTATTCCACAATTTATATGATCCTTTGATTACATATTTAGATCAAACAGCTATATCTTTTTAG
- a CDS encoding high light inducible protein: protein MSDIDSEINNQNINSETGNMKEIEPVNDPKQNDQSPNLSSYPKWINNKGEEVKQVFGFNENAELVNARVAMIGFIMLILTELAFAGEPATQKIFGIS from the coding sequence ATGTCTGACATTGATTCAGAAATCAATAATCAAAATATAAATTCAGAGACAGGTAATATGAAAGAAATCGAACCCGTAAATGATCCTAAACAAAATGATCAAAGTCCAAACCTGAGTTCATATCCTAAATGGATTAACAATAAAGGCGAAGAAGTAAAACAAGTTTTTGGTTTTAATGAAAATGCTGAACTGGTTAATGCCAGAGTTGCTATGATTGGTTTTATAATGCTTATACTTACTGAACTAGCTTTTGCTGGAGAACCAGCAACTCAGAAAATTTTTGGGATTAGCTAG
- a CDS encoding HU family DNA-binding protein, with protein sequence MNKADLVNLVAARTELTKTDVSLVVDAAIDTIIDSVVEGKKVSILGFGSFEPRDRSARQGLNPKTGEKIAIPAKRVPAFTAGKLFKDRVQG encoded by the coding sequence ATGAACAAAGCAGATTTAGTCAACCTGGTTGCAGCTCGTACAGAGCTAACTAAAACAGACGTCTCTCTGGTAGTTGATGCCGCCATAGATACAATTATTGATTCTGTAGTGGAGGGTAAGAAAGTCTCCATTCTGGGGTTTGGTTCTTTTGAACCTCGCGATCGTTCCGCTCGTCAAGGATTAAACCCAAAAACAGGAGAAAAGATTGCTATACCAGCTAAGCGAGTACCTGCCTTTACAGCTGGGAAATTGTTTAAGGATCGTGTACAGGGATAA
- a CDS encoding glycogen debranching protein, which yields MRKVNVGSAWPLGSSVTPDGVNFSIAAPHASNVELLIFQDENDDHPIEIISLDQKNRSGDYWHVELEGLSEGALYGYKISNDKSNPLMDNLVLDPCARAITGWRKYKRNQKNNLSTGYCHFLKGVVTNRDQFDFKSHPRPKHKWNKTIIYELHVGGFTKNPDSNISDNKKGTFVGLIEKIPYLKNLGITSIELLPIFAFDSSDAPEGLENYWGYSPINWFTPHQGFVDGYNPLEARKQFKQFVEVCHDNGLEVLIDVVYNHTTEGNQDGPIISWKNFGPKTFYHQDEEENYQDVTGCGNTIAANRPLVRKLILESLHCWAVELGVDGFRFDLGIALSRGENLIPLDEPPLFEEIEIDPKLSDVKLISEPWDCGGLYKLSNFPARKFRTWNGHFRDDIRRFWKSEKGTIWQLKDRLIGNKSLYNNNLANIFSINFITSHDGFTLKDLVSFNKKHNLANGENNRDGENHNNSFNYGVEGPTTNKQINNLRQRQQRNLLSSLLLSPGIPMMLMGDEVGRSQGGNNNTWCQDNPLGWMTWDHQNCDHDLKDFVIKLISLRKQLSEFFSPSFVHIAHEDNSKEKTPDLWIQWHGIKVNKPDWGEWSHTLGYSINKKDEGSAIWLGFNAYKETMVFELPKPTSPWKKYIDTSLLKNKNVSKKPLANQSNISMESYSLVLLVANEYSKKIKL from the coding sequence TTGAGAAAAGTAAATGTTGGTTCAGCATGGCCTTTAGGTAGCTCAGTGACTCCTGATGGAGTTAATTTCTCCATAGCAGCTCCTCATGCATCAAACGTTGAATTACTAATCTTTCAAGATGAAAATGACGATCATCCAATAGAAATCATTTCTTTAGATCAGAAAAACAGATCTGGAGATTATTGGCACGTTGAACTTGAAGGGCTATCCGAAGGGGCCTTATATGGATATAAAATATCAAATGACAAGAGTAACCCTTTAATGGATAATCTTGTTTTAGATCCATGTGCCAGAGCAATTACAGGCTGGAGAAAATATAAAAGAAATCAAAAAAATAATCTCTCTACAGGTTATTGTCATTTCTTAAAAGGAGTAGTAACTAATAGAGACCAATTTGATTTTAAATCTCATCCAAGGCCTAAACATAAATGGAATAAAACGATTATCTATGAATTACATGTTGGTGGGTTTACTAAAAATCCAGATTCAAATATTAGTGATAATAAAAAAGGTACTTTTGTCGGGTTAATTGAAAAGATTCCTTATTTAAAAAATCTTGGAATAACAAGTATTGAATTACTTCCAATATTTGCTTTTGATTCTTCTGATGCTCCAGAAGGTTTAGAAAATTATTGGGGTTATAGCCCCATTAATTGGTTCACACCTCATCAAGGTTTTGTAGATGGGTACAACCCATTAGAAGCCCGTAAACAATTCAAACAATTTGTAGAAGTTTGCCACGATAATGGACTTGAAGTGTTGATTGATGTTGTATACAATCACACAACAGAAGGTAATCAAGATGGTCCAATTATAAGTTGGAAAAATTTTGGTCCTAAAACTTTTTACCATCAAGATGAGGAAGAAAATTATCAAGATGTAACCGGATGCGGAAATACTATTGCTGCAAATCGTCCTTTAGTTAGAAAATTAATATTAGAATCATTACACTGTTGGGCCGTAGAACTTGGAGTTGACGGATTTCGTTTTGACTTAGGTATTGCTTTAAGCAGAGGCGAAAATCTAATCCCTTTAGATGAACCTCCCCTATTTGAAGAAATTGAGATAGATCCTAAACTTAGTGATGTAAAGTTAATTAGCGAGCCCTGGGACTGCGGAGGTCTCTATAAATTAAGTAATTTCCCAGCAAGGAAATTCAGAACATGGAATGGTCATTTTAGAGATGATATTAGAAGATTTTGGAAGAGTGAGAAAGGTACAATTTGGCAACTTAAAGATAGATTAATAGGTAATAAATCACTTTATAATAATAATCTAGCGAACATATTTAGTATTAATTTCATCACTTCTCATGATGGATTCACCTTAAAGGATCTAGTAAGTTTTAACAAAAAACATAATCTTGCGAATGGGGAAAATAATAGAGATGGAGAGAATCATAATAATAGTTTTAATTACGGAGTTGAAGGACCTACTACTAATAAACAAATAAATAATTTGAGACAGCGACAACAAAGAAATCTTCTATCATCACTCCTTTTATCTCCTGGAATCCCAATGATGTTAATGGGTGATGAAGTAGGTAGAAGCCAAGGAGGTAATAACAACACATGGTGTCAAGACAACCCACTTGGATGGATGACTTGGGATCATCAAAATTGTGATCATGACTTAAAAGATTTTGTTATTAAGCTCATATCTCTTCGAAAACAACTATCAGAGTTTTTCAGTCCTTCTTTTGTACATATTGCTCACGAAGATAATTCAAAAGAAAAAACACCTGATTTATGGATTCAATGGCATGGAATTAAAGTTAATAAACCTGACTGGGGAGAATGGTCTCATACTCTTGGTTATAGCATCAATAAAAAGGATGAAGGCTCGGCGATATGGCTTGGATTTAATGCTTACAAAGAAACAATGGTTTTTGAGTTACCAAAACCAACTTCTCCATGGAAAAAATATATTGATACCTCTTTGTTAAAAAATAAAAATGTCTCTAAAAAACCTTTAGCTAATCAATCAAATATAAGTATGGAAAGTTACAGTCTTGTACTTTTGGTCGCAAATGAGTATTCCAAAAAAATTAAGCTATGA